In one Thermococcus sp. 2319x1 genomic region, the following are encoded:
- a CDS encoding serine/threonine-protein kinase RIO2: protein MVSKLLALEAYPNLKDLDFRVLRGVELNMRHYEWVPLEVIAKFSRVDIETASYRLGKLDNWGLVRRRSDMGYIGYQLTIHGYDTLAIRAFAQKGIIKAISQTQIGVGKEADVYVGITPNEEKVAVKFNRIGRTSFTRIKLYRPDFVEKRHISWLYVSRLVAQREYEALQLLSPIAKVPKPLAWNRHAVVMEFIEGVELIELTDTDLTKDEALEILDKVLEEYKKIVEFGIIHSDMSLYNIVLKKDGDILIIDWPQYLTTAFPDAKYYLERDLRVLLNSFKRKWGVEKDWNEVWKEFEDAFKKSLKEA, encoded by the coding sequence ATGGTAAGTAAACTTCTTGCACTCGAAGCATATCCAAATCTTAAGGATCTCGATTTTAGGGTACTCAGGGGTGTAGAGCTCAATATGCGTCATTATGAGTGGGTGCCCCTCGAGGTAATAGCCAAATTTTCCCGAGTAGACATTGAAACTGCCTCCTATCGCCTAGGGAAACTCGACAATTGGGGACTCGTGAGGAGGAGAAGTGATATGGGCTACATAGGTTACCAGCTCACAATACATGGATACGATACCCTGGCAATAAGGGCATTTGCTCAAAAGGGGATAATCAAGGCAATTAGCCAAACACAAATTGGGGTAGGGAAAGAGGCAGATGTTTATGTAGGGATAACTCCAAATGAAGAGAAAGTGGCCGTTAAATTTAATCGGATAGGAAGAACAAGCTTCACCAGAATAAAGCTCTACAGGCCTGATTTTGTCGAAAAAAGACATATATCTTGGCTCTATGTTTCAAGGCTCGTTGCCCAAAGAGAGTATGAGGCTCTTCAACTTTTGAGCCCAATAGCCAAAGTTCCAAAACCCCTTGCATGGAACAGGCACGCGGTTGTCATGGAGTTTATAGAGGGGGTTGAGCTGATAGAGCTCACAGATACTGATTTGACAAAAGATGAGGCATTAGAAATATTAGACAAAGTTCTGGAAGAGTACAAAAAGATAGTCGAGTTTGGAATAATCCACTCCGACATGAGTCTTTACAACATAGTTCTTAAAAAGGATGGGGATATATTGATAATAGACTGGCCCCAATACTTGACAACGGCTTTCCCGGATGCCAAGTATTATCTGGAAAGGGATTTGAGGGTACTCCTAAACTCCTTTAAACGAAAGTGGGGGGTAGAAAAAGACTGGAATGAAGTCTGGAAGGAATTTGAGGATGCCTTTAAAAAGAGCTTGAAAGAGGCGTGA